From the genome of Brachyhypopomus gauderio isolate BG-103 unplaced genomic scaffold, BGAUD_0.2 sc73, whole genome shotgun sequence:
CTGTGTCtgccccagccccgccccaggGGAGGGGCCTTtgccccagccccgccccagtACCTTTTTTCCAAGGACTTGGTTAATGGAGGAGCTGTCCTTCAGGCTGGACTCGGCGATCACATGACCTCTCGTCTCCCTCATGAAGAGCATGAAGGCATTCAGAGGCTTTTTAATGTGTCTCCTCTGAGAACTCGCGCCCGGCGTCTCACGCACACACCTAAACCCCCGGGCAGGTTACCACATGCGTTAGAAATGCATTTTCAATTATTAACTCATCCAATATGATGAAGTCAAAAACTATACCATATATATAGTATGTACAAAGAGCCTATATTTTGTTTTTCCTCATATGTATACTGGTGCCTAATTAGCAATTTCCTAATGCTGTGAACCTGTGGCAACTTGTGGCAATAAAAACCTTCTGATTCTGATATAAATGCAGGACTGTTCTCTGTAACATTACATACTGGCCCACGTTAGGTAACGAGAACTCAAGTGTTTCTCGAGTCTTACGAGGCTTACTGTTGAGAGGCTCCCCAAGGGGTGTGGCCTAAACCATCACCATGGGAACCAGCAGCACCAGCGACCACATGCTGGGAAAACCTGATGGATGAATACAATCAGAAGGAGTCTGGAGTTAAGTAGAGTTAACATGGACAGAAGTTATGCATCCCCACAAATAACCAAGGATTACAGAACCGGACCCCTCCAATAATGTGATCAAAGGTGTAGAATTAGCATGGACTTCCCCACCAACATGTAGAGAAAATCTACGGCCTTGATGTCTGGAGTCCCAACGACTAACAACAGCCTGAGTCTTAGAGGAGCATTGAGGAAGGTTGGTCTACAACCCATGTTCTACGTTGAGGGACATTGGTCTAGACCCCATGTTCGAGGTTATCAGTGAGACAGTAGGTAACTGTCTGGAGGGTGAGGAGCTCACCAGCCAAGCGGAGAGGCAAGTGGAACAGAACCCCCAGGCCCACTGACAGCATAGACTGGGAGGACTTCAGCACTGGAGCAGTGTGGAGACAAACCTACACGagacagggaggggggagggagagagagagagagagagagagagagagagagagagagagagagagagagagagagagagagagagagagagagagagagagagagagaaagcgcaGTGGACAAGTGATGGAGAACATGCAAGTCACTGAGATGAACCAACAGCTACTAAAGCTCCTCAACTCTCAACTGGCGTTTCGATTCTAAAAGATTTGCGAGAGATAAAGTGAGTCACCTGCTGGAGTCTGGGGGCGTCTGCCAGGGAGACACTGGTCCCCATAGGCAATCAGCGGAGAAAGATGACCAACAGGCTGAAAGGAAACAggccaacacacatttacagatCCAGTGATCCAGATCAGGATGTAAAATCTTTCCATCTTTTTCAATACCTCCTTCCTTCTCAGCAATTATGAACGTAAACATCACTGAACTCGTGGGGTAGATTGACCCTGATTCTCTGCTGGCAATGTTCAGCTTCTGCACTGCTGAAGAATGTAATGTAATGGATTTATAAAGTATCGTTAATAGTAGGCCTACACTGTAAATACATTCTGGCTTTAGTCAGGAGGCACAAGCATTAAGGGACTGGAAACGTAATTAAAATGATGCCATCACCTCCCACCTCTTTAACAAACATTGACCTTTGACATTTCACCTTTAATGGGCATGTGACTACGCTAACCTTCTCACAGCAGGTCAGTCACACAGATTGGAACATCAACATCTTGGATGCTGTGAGGTTTGGGAAACTGTAGGGTGGGGGCCAGAATTCCTACCAGTtcaacacaacctccacctcctccactacGTCTCTTAAGCACACCAGAAGACCGGACAAACTCTGTACCCCAGTGTGAACACCCACCGTATTGGCTGCTGGAGGAGACAGGTGGCTGTAGGGGTCAGGGGGCAACATCAGGCATCCTGTGTAATGCATTATGGGATAGGGCTGGCCTCCTTCATAAACATCCCATAATTTACCTGCAATCATCTCAGAAATCACCCGCAGTCAGAACCAGGAAAGTGTTTGACAGCGAGGACCATGCACATTACTTTAACATAGTTCTGGACTGGCAAAAACGAATCGTGCTTAATCAGACCTGCGAGTCCGCGCGCAGGCCGCTGTACCTGTATGAGGAAACACGCGCGTCTGTTCCGGGAACGCCGCGCGAGACGCAAACGGCTGCAGACTCAACTGTTGAGAacacgcgcgcacgcgcgcgcacacacacacacacacacacacacacacacacacacacacacacacacacacacacacacacacacacacagggaatgtGGTGGACGGTCAGAACGAGCCAAACTCCGGTCCTACAAAGCTCTGAACAGGCCCTCATATGTAAACACAGGTTCTTAATGTTCATTATGCGATAATCAAATTTCATCGCACACACCAAAATAATTATTACCGTTCAGAGAGGTTTTTGACTGCTTAATTCAACAAAGGCACATGCATGTGTTGAGCACAAgattgattattgattattatGGAGATTTAAAAGATTTATGAACAGAAACCGCGTGATCTTTGTGTTTTTGACATGTTGGGCTGTGTGAGAAATGCGGTACAAAGCGGTTTGGTCTCCAGTTACCACTGCAGATTGGACGTGTCCCGGTTTCACTGCAATTCAGCGCTCACCGTTAATTACGCACGTGCACGCGCAGGCGATCACGCGCACTTACCGGCAGAGCTCCGCTCACACCGCCGTACGGGACTTCCGTCTCGTTGACCAGCGACGTCTTTATTTCCGCGAGATCTCCTTCCTCCGAAGAGGAGCGTCCACTACTGGGAAGTCTGTCTTCTTTCAGCGGTTGTCCCTCATCTTTAAACGAGATCAGCTCGTCGTCCGCGCACAGCGCCTCGTGCGCCGCGTCCTCACCGCCGCAAACCCACTTGGGCATGTCTGCGCGAGCCAACTTTCCCAGCACGCGCGTTTAAAACGTTTTTGGGTTACAtcagagaaagaaaaaacattaaaaccaGGTAAGACGCTCCAGTGACCTGTCTAGAGTAACGACATGTCGCACAGTTAAAACCAGTTAGTGGCTCTAAGCGTGTATTTctgacccaaacacacacctgtatgtGCACCACGCGCACTAGATAACTGGCTACATCAGTGACGCCACCGCGCAAAACTTTCTTTATTGTGTAGTTTGTGGCCAGCACGCGGACGCCACAGAATTAGTACGAACTCGCCCCGCGAGTTGAGGAGTGGGCGTGGCGGAGAGAGCAGCGGACACAGGTGAGCGTCGTGCCGCTCTGATTGTCCACGCGCACCGTTGTGGTGGCGCTGGCGAACACAGCAACGGGGTTTAATTAGCTAATGAGTCTGAGGAAAAGCGAAATAGTAACGGTCAAGTCGTAAATCCAGTGATTTATTCTGAATGGAGCAACACGCTGGGATGTAATGGAGACATACGGGTCATAAAACACAAATTCAAAGGATTCAATGTGTAGAAGGACAGAGTCTCTACTTGGTCTGTTAACATTTTTatagaaaaaaaagaacaaatataAAGCCAGTGTAAGccgtcctcttcctcactgGTTGAACTTGGTGACGGCGGACCAGTTCGTGTGGAAGCGTATCCATTCGAAGTAGTGGGCCACGTTGGTGTAGACCCCGGGGAAGCCCACCTCACCACACTTCTCTCCCCAGCTCACGATTCCCCACACGTAGGACATCCCACTGGCGTCCGTGCACACCAGCGGCCCGCCGGAGTCACCTTGGCACGAGTCCACTTTGCCGTCCAGGTCGCCTGCACAGGTGAGACAGGTACAGCCACACAGCTCAGGCAACTGggagaggtgagacaggtgataTGTGCTGGGTTGGGATGAGGAATGTTCCATGTACCTGCACACTGCATGCCTTCAAAGAAGCGATCGGTGTAGAATTTCTTGCAGTCTTGCATTCCGATTAAAGTCACGTTGGCCCATTTCAGAATATTTACAGAATCTCCCACTTTAAAAAAACACATTGAGACCATTTCTGAATAAAAACGCAATGACACCATTTCCGAATAAAGCAGCATTtattgggcgtgtgtgtggtacctctgTTCCTGCCCCAGCCGGAGATGGAGCAGGTGTCCCCGGGCTGGAACAGCAAAGGGGACCAGGGCGCACACACGGCCCGCACGGCTGGGTTGGGCTTCATGCAGCCGGGCTGGAGGTTGAGTTCCTGCAGCTGCACCAGGGCGATGTCGTTCTGGTACGTGTTGGGGTTGTAGTCCTGATGGATTATGATTTTCTTCACCGGAATCATGTCGGACGTGCTCAGCAGAGACCTCTTCTTCCAGATGGAGAACTTGATTTGGAAGTCTTTGGCATtcggcctacacacacacacacacacatgcattcttGTGTAAGGTTTTTCTCCTCACTCTTGAATTGCTGTAGTTTAATATCACTGTTGTATGTTCTCTTCCTTCAGTTACTTCGTCAATGTGGTAGTCAcccaccctaacccctaaccctaactgccCTTATGCTCTCAACACATCAGTCAGCAGAAATTGTGATGTAACACTAATTCTCATCCACGATTGGATACCCGACACAATGGGCGGCGGTCAACACCCAGCAGCCGCCCAGATAGGCACCGCCACAGTGGATGCTCCCCTGGTCCACCACGGCCACCTGCCACTGAATCTGCGTCTGCACAGAAGAGGGCACAGGGtcatcagaggtcagaggtcaatgGACAGCCACCTAGAACTCGCCTGCCACTGTTTAAGGTGTACCACATGAAGACTCTTATGGAGGAGAGCTACACTGCTGGGCTACATACAGGGTAGCCTATATTGTCCATTAGTAAGTTAAGGGACAGCAACTACGTGTGTCAATTATTATTTGTAAAAATCCTaggaaaaaaattgttttgtgtgttcCACATTAGTAATGTGTCTTATCATAGTTATCCACAAGAGGGCGCTCTGTGTGCATTTGGATAGTGTGTAAAACCTGGTTAATGATGTAAATTGTGTAGTAGCTTTTGCGTAGTTTGAAGATGTAGTGTGGTCTGGTGAGCAAAGTCTACTGAATAATAATTGCGAGTGGTAATTATTATTACTCTAgtacagtattgtgtgtggtgtttgtggggtagactgactggtaaagtctctagtacagtagtgtgtgtgtggtattcgtggggtagactgactggtaaagtctctagtacagtagtgtgtgtggtattcgtggggtagactgactggtaaagtctctagtacagtagtgtgtggtgtttgtgggatgtttgtgtggtattcgtGGGGTTGACTGACTGGTAAAGTCTctagtacagtagtgtgtgtggtgtttgtgggatgtttgtggtattcgtggggtagactgactggtaatctctctagtacagtagtgtgtggggtgtttgtgggatgtttgtgtggtattcgtggggtagactgactggtaatctctctagtacagtagtgtgtggggtgtttgtgggatgtttgtgtggtattcatggggtagactgactggtaaagtctctagtacagtagtgtgtgtggtgtttgtgggatgtttgtgtggtattcatggggtagactgactggtaaagtctctagtacagtagtgtgtgtggtgtttgtgggatgtttgtgtggtattcatggggtagactgactggtaaagtctctagtacagtagtgtgtgtggtgtttgtgggatgtttgtgtggtatttgtgAGGTAGACTAACTGGTAAAGTCTctagtacagtagtgtgtgtggtgtttgtgtggtattcgtGGGGTAGACTGACTGGTCATCTCTCTAGtacattggtgtgtgtggtgtttgtgtggtattcgtGAGGTAGACTGACTGGTAAAGTCTTtggtacagtagtgtgtgtggtgtttgtgggatgtttgtgtggtattcgtGGGGTAGACTGACTGGTAATCTCTCTagtacattagtgtgtgtggtgtttgtgtggtattcgtGGGGTAGACTGTCTGGTAATCTCTctagtacagtagtgtgtgtggtgtttgtgtggtattcgtggggtagactgactggtaatctctctagtacagtagtgtgtggtgtttgtgggatGTTTGTGGGGTAGACTGACTGGTAATTTCTCTagtacaggagtgtgtgtggtgtttgtgggatgtttgtgtggtattcgtggggtagactgactggtaaagtctctagtacagtagtgtgtgtggtgtttgtgggatgtttgtggtattcgtggggtagactgactggtaatctctctagtacagtagtgtgtggggtgtttgtgggatgtttgtgtgg
Proteins encoded in this window:
- the LOC143491296 gene encoding lymphoid enhancer-binding factor 1-like; translated protein: MPKWVCGGEDAAHEALCADDELISFKDEGQPLKEDRLPSSGRSSSEEGDLAEIKTSLVNETEVPYGGVSGALPLSLQPFASRAAFPEQTRVFPHTGKLWDVYEGGQPYPIMHYTGCLMLPPDPYSHLSPPAANTPVGHLSPLIAYGDQCLPGRRPQTPAGLSPHCSSAEVLPVYAVSGPGGSVPLASPLGWFSQHVVAGAAGSHGDGLGHTPWGASQQCVRETPGASSQRRHIKKPLNAFMLFMRETRGHVIAESSLKDSSSINQVLGKKWRAMPQEEQAKYYELARKEKQRHTQLYPGWSAKENYGKRKRRKQEKVQESIEDHAVSSPCKTRMLNSSPYLRAEPC
- the LOC143491282 gene encoding complement factor I-like encodes the protein MVEPDSQQGKMLVCGDESWNMAAANVVCRHKKNIDRGAAAALRLKDAHPEGAGPLCVSMSCTGAELSLAECSIVKTQHVLPDTAVAAVECYDSGEEVCPQFHCVNGKCVSWKQACDGIDDCGDLSDEMCCKGCHGGAFLCRSGVCLHPHAVQDKIRDCLGGEDEVSSLSTRAGPPPETVPSRIKDDILDVRNFTESQLHCGIPNLDYIYKTEEETRRTRRRRVVGGQDALPTQIQWQVAVVDQGSIHCGGAYLGGCWVLTAAHCVGPNAKDFQIKFSIWKKRSLLSTSDMIPVKKIIIHQDYNPNTYQNDIALVQLQELNLQPGCMKPNPAVRAVCAPWSPLLFQPGDTCSISGWGRNRVGDSVNILKWANVTLIGMQDCKKFYTDRFFEGMQCAGDLDGKVDSCQGDSGGPLVCTDASGMSYVWGIVSWGEKCGEVGFPGVYTNVAHYFEWIRFHTNWSAVTKFNHATTTVRVDNQSGTTLTCVRCSLRHAHSSTRGASSY